The following proteins come from a genomic window of Corynebacterium sp. P4-C1:
- a CDS encoding amino acid permease, which produces MASGTARSGRSGLSTRHLNFIALGSAIGTGLFYGSAGAIQAAGPSVLLVYLLGGAVVYFLLRALGEMSVHHPVTGSFAEYTRAYLGGAAGYLTGWMFAFEMVIVALADLTAIGIYMGFWFPDVSRWVWIVAALLVVGAANVASAKAFGELEFWFTVVKVGAVIAMILAGAAVLVFGLSTAETTGPVNLVNDGGFFPNGLTGMVASFILVLFAFGGTEIIGVAGSEASDPKAAVPKAVNTVPVRILLFYVLSILVILMINPWRTITGDESPFVQIFSTLGVNWAAGLLNFVVITAALSAINADLFGAGRVLTGLAKQNYAPRVMARTIRDVPVMTTVILLLVLVVGVVANTLVPDRIFDTIASLATFATIFVWLMILLAHLASRRQMTPEEVAALDYKTPLYPYGQYFAIAFILFTFGIMVWLPDFRVAFVVGLAFSVITVALYFITGRHKLPEPELGIETSRN; this is translated from the coding sequence ATGGCATCTGGGACGGCACGTAGTGGGCGTAGTGGATTGAGCACGCGCCACCTCAATTTCATCGCACTCGGATCCGCGATCGGCACCGGCCTGTTCTACGGCTCCGCCGGGGCGATCCAGGCGGCGGGACCGTCAGTCCTGCTGGTCTACCTCCTCGGCGGCGCGGTGGTGTACTTCCTCCTCCGTGCCCTCGGCGAGATGTCGGTGCACCACCCAGTCACCGGCTCTTTCGCCGAATACACCCGCGCTTACCTGGGCGGCGCCGCCGGATACTTGACCGGTTGGATGTTCGCCTTCGAAATGGTGATCGTGGCGTTGGCGGACCTCACGGCAATTGGCATTTACATGGGATTTTGGTTTCCCGATGTCTCACGGTGGGTGTGGATCGTCGCGGCCTTGCTCGTCGTCGGCGCCGCCAATGTGGCCAGTGCGAAGGCCTTCGGCGAGCTGGAATTCTGGTTCACAGTGGTCAAAGTCGGCGCGGTCATCGCCATGATTCTCGCTGGTGCCGCCGTTTTAGTCTTCGGCCTGTCCACGGCGGAGACCACGGGCCCGGTCAACCTCGTCAACGACGGCGGGTTCTTCCCCAACGGCCTCACCGGCATGGTCGCTTCCTTCATCCTCGTGCTCTTCGCATTCGGTGGCACGGAGATCATCGGTGTGGCGGGCAGCGAGGCATCCGACCCGAAAGCGGCTGTGCCGAAGGCGGTCAACACCGTCCCTGTGCGTATCCTGCTGTTCTACGTGCTGTCCATCCTGGTCATCTTGATGATCAATCCGTGGCGCACCATCACCGGCGATGAGTCGCCCTTCGTGCAGATCTTCTCCACCCTGGGCGTCAACTGGGCCGCTGGTCTACTGAACTTCGTGGTCATCACCGCCGCGTTGTCCGCCATCAACGCGGACCTCTTCGGTGCGGGCCGCGTGCTCACCGGCTTGGCCAAACAGAACTACGCACCGCGCGTGATGGCCCGCACCATCCGCGACGTGCCGGTCATGACCACGGTGATTTTGCTGCTGGTTCTCGTGGTCGGCGTTGTCGCCAACACGCTCGTTCCGGACCGCATCTTCGACACCATTGCTTCCCTGGCCACCTTCGCCACGATTTTCGTGTGGCTGATGATCCTGCTGGCGCACCTCGCCTCGCGCCGCCAGATGACGCCGGAGGAGGTGGCAGCCCTCGACTACAAGACTCCGCTGTACCCGTACGGCCAGTACTTCGCGATCGCCTTCATCCTCTTCACCTTCGGCATCATGGTGTGGTTGCCGGACTTCCGCGTCGCCTTCGTCGTCGGCCTCGCGTTCAGCGTGATCACTGTGGCGCTGTACTTCATCACCGGCCGGCACAAGCTCCCAGAGCCGGAGCTCGGGATTGAAACCTCGCGCAACTAG
- the serS gene encoding serine--tRNA ligase translates to MIDLKFLRENPDVVRASQQARGEDPALVDQLLAADEERRASIQKADELRGEQKAFGKKIGQAAPEDRPALLEGSNELKEKVKEAEEAQKAAEGNVETLQYRIANVVEGAPAGGEEDFIVLEHVGEVPEFDFEVKDHLDLGDALGIIDMKRGTKVGGARFYYLVGDGAWMQLGMLMLAAQKAREAGFTVVVPPVLVRPEIMAGTGFLDAHDEEIYYLERDDMYLVGTSEVALAGYHKDEIIDLSDGPLLYAGWSSCFRREAGSYGKDTKGILRVHQFDKLEMFAYCKPEEAEEMHQKLLGLEREMLAAVEVPYRVIDVAAGDLGSSAARKYDTEAWVPSQGTYRELTSTSNCTTFQGRRLGTRYRDADGKTQTAATLNGTLATTRWLVAILENNQRADGSVVVPEALRPWVGKDILTPEKG, encoded by the coding sequence GTGATCGATCTGAAGTTTCTGCGTGAAAACCCTGATGTTGTCCGCGCCTCCCAGCAGGCCCGTGGCGAAGACCCGGCGCTGGTGGACCAGCTGCTGGCCGCCGATGAGGAGCGCCGCGCCAGTATCCAGAAAGCGGATGAGCTGCGCGGCGAGCAGAAGGCTTTCGGCAAGAAGATCGGACAGGCCGCTCCCGAAGACCGCCCCGCACTCCTGGAGGGTTCCAACGAGCTGAAGGAGAAGGTCAAGGAAGCGGAGGAAGCGCAGAAGGCGGCGGAAGGGAACGTCGAAACGCTGCAGTACCGCATCGCGAATGTCGTGGAAGGTGCCCCGGCCGGCGGTGAGGAAGATTTCATCGTGCTCGAGCACGTCGGTGAGGTCCCGGAATTCGATTTCGAGGTCAAGGACCACCTGGATCTCGGAGATGCCCTCGGCATTATCGACATGAAGCGCGGCACGAAAGTCGGCGGCGCACGCTTCTACTACCTCGTCGGCGACGGCGCCTGGATGCAGCTGGGCATGCTGATGCTAGCGGCACAGAAGGCGCGCGAGGCCGGCTTCACAGTCGTCGTTCCGCCGGTGCTGGTGCGCCCCGAGATCATGGCGGGCACCGGCTTCCTCGACGCGCACGACGAGGAGATCTACTACCTCGAGCGCGACGACATGTATCTGGTGGGCACCTCCGAGGTGGCGCTGGCCGGCTACCACAAGGACGAGATCATCGACCTGTCTGACGGTCCGCTGCTGTATGCCGGTTGGTCCTCGTGCTTCCGCCGCGAGGCCGGCTCCTACGGCAAGGACACGAAGGGTATCCTGCGCGTCCACCAGTTCGACAAGCTCGAGATGTTCGCCTACTGCAAGCCGGAAGAAGCGGAGGAGATGCACCAGAAGCTCCTCGGCCTCGAGCGCGAGATGCTCGCTGCCGTGGAGGTGCCGTACCGCGTTATCGACGTCGCCGCCGGTGACCTCGGCTCGTCGGCCGCACGCAAATACGACACGGAGGCGTGGGTTCCGTCCCAGGGCACCTACCGCGAGCTGACTTCCACGTCGAACTGCACGACCTTCCAGGGCCGCCGCCTGGGCACCCGCTACCGCGACGCCGACGGCAAGACCCAGACCGCAGCGACGCTCAACGGCACGCTCGCAACCACGCGTTGGCTCGTGGCCATCTTGGAGAACAACCAGCGCGCGGACGGCTCCGTGGTCGTCCCTGAGGCGCTCCGCCCGTGGGTGGGCAAAGACATCCTGACGCCGGAAAAGGGGTAG
- a CDS encoding DUF5926 family protein — MAKKNRKKEDLPEGMSRRQAKLAARAAEREALQKDPRPYKGLKAETDLVALQEFVPSAVAKVDVKGTPVNIVTVLPGAGAALRRPEEDGGERFVALQVQSHSQNPNRDLAYALSWVLEAEPGATLNSTAADGSQPELNTLISESAELDITTHDDFNWWFTESAVSNPQVQQALARANGAVIPSVEVDADLPGSIWWVNPGGGKAHIRWIRPEDDERKMLDALARIAARGELNLGENTKFAGAFRTHGLLVPVFDLDPAVAADSYGDALKKVDEAIAAEYDNDAQLNADERKQLENIKSRQVTI, encoded by the coding sequence ATGGCCAAGAAGAACCGCAAGAAGGAAGACCTGCCCGAGGGCATGAGCCGCCGCCAGGCGAAGCTGGCTGCCCGTGCCGCCGAGCGCGAAGCACTGCAGAAAGACCCGCGCCCGTACAAGGGCCTGAAGGCTGAGACCGATTTGGTCGCGCTCCAGGAGTTCGTTCCCTCCGCCGTCGCGAAGGTGGATGTCAAGGGCACCCCGGTGAATATCGTCACCGTTCTGCCTGGTGCGGGAGCCGCCCTGCGCCGTCCGGAGGAGGACGGCGGCGAGCGCTTCGTCGCTCTGCAAGTCCAGTCCCACTCCCAGAACCCGAACCGCGACCTCGCTTACGCCCTGAGCTGGGTGCTCGAGGCCGAACCGGGCGCGACGCTGAACTCCACCGCCGCCGACGGCTCCCAGCCCGAGCTGAACACCCTGATCAGCGAGTCCGCTGAGCTGGACATCACCACCCACGACGACTTCAACTGGTGGTTCACCGAGTCCGCAGTCTCCAACCCGCAGGTCCAGCAGGCGCTGGCACGCGCGAACGGCGCGGTGATCCCGTCCGTCGAGGTCGATGCCGACCTGCCGGGCTCCATCTGGTGGGTCAACCCCGGCGGCGGCAAGGCCCACATTCGCTGGATCCGCCCGGAGGACGACGAGCGCAAGATGCTCGACGCCCTCGCCCGCATCGCCGCCCGCGGTGAGCTCAACCTCGGAGAGAACACCAAATTCGCCGGCGCTTTCCGCACCCACGGTCTGCTCGTCCCGGTCTTCGACCTCGACCCGGCCGTCGCCGCCGACTCCTACGGCGACGCCCTCAAGAAGGTCGACGAGGCTATCGCCGCTGAGTACGACAACGATGCCCAGCTCAACGCTGATGAACGTAAGCAGCTGGAGAACATCAAGTCGCGCCAGGTCACCATTTAG
- a CDS encoding CPBP family intramembrane glutamic endopeptidase, protein MTIDRRRLTLEVLLVLAVTFGMSGVRAALKLIDAALSPTPLNQQRTVLNDATSSLSWLDAALQLASAATLLAWGGLALYLLGAHLPWPRWRDWVWGAGLAALIGIPGLVLYVMSLQMGWTKEVVPATDAAKVPLLLLWSAANAFAEETVVVMWLLTRLKQLRVPVWGAIAASAVLRGTYHLYQGFSAGAGNIAMGVIFAFYFHRTGKVWPLILAHFLIDAVAYLGYLFLDVSWLGL, encoded by the coding sequence ATGACCATCGACCGGCGCCGCCTCACACTCGAGGTTCTCCTTGTCCTCGCCGTCACTTTTGGCATGTCCGGCGTGCGCGCGGCGCTCAAGCTTATCGACGCCGCCCTGTCCCCCACCCCGCTCAACCAACAGCGCACAGTGCTTAACGACGCCACGTCGTCCCTTTCCTGGCTCGACGCCGCATTGCAACTCGCCTCAGCCGCGACCCTGCTGGCCTGGGGCGGCCTGGCCCTGTACCTGCTCGGCGCGCATCTGCCCTGGCCCCGCTGGCGCGACTGGGTATGGGGTGCCGGGTTGGCGGCGCTGATCGGCATTCCCGGCCTCGTCCTCTACGTGATGTCCCTGCAGATGGGGTGGACCAAAGAGGTCGTACCCGCGACCGACGCCGCCAAGGTGCCCCTGCTGCTTCTCTGGTCCGCCGCGAACGCCTTCGCCGAGGAGACCGTCGTGGTCATGTGGCTTCTCACACGCCTCAAGCAGCTGCGGGTTCCTGTGTGGGGCGCGATCGCCGCCTCCGCCGTCCTGCGCGGCACCTACCACCTTTACCAGGGCTTTTCTGCCGGTGCGGGGAATATCGCCATGGGTGTTATCTTCGCCTTCTACTTCCACCGCACCGGGAAAGTCTGGCCGCTCATCCTGGCCCACTTCCTCATTGACGCGGTGGCCTACCTCGGTTACCTGTTCCTCGACGTGAGTTGGCTCGGGCTGTGA
- a CDS encoding 1-acyl-sn-glycerol-3-phosphate acyltransferase: MRRFHRLFNVPDDFERPAPHPVESKERFYQGIIGGFKKIMQAQGLQFYVNGAENVPVDGGALFVINHTGYYDFIIAGIGPHLRGNRLVRFMAKKEVFDMKVVGALMRGMKHVPVDRAAGAASIAEAVKWLRSGGFVGIFPESTISRSFELAEFKTGAARIADEAGVPVIPTVIWGSQRLLTKGLKKNLGRSRTPIIISYGEPVRTTGDPERDTKRVKAAMQELLTANREEYAERFGPFPDGLDWMPASLGGAAPTLDEANEILAREREEKRRAREAKKAKDGS; the protein is encoded by the coding sequence ATGCGCAGGTTCCACCGTCTGTTCAACGTCCCGGACGATTTCGAGCGTCCCGCACCGCACCCGGTGGAATCGAAAGAGCGGTTCTACCAGGGCATCATCGGCGGCTTCAAGAAGATCATGCAGGCCCAGGGGCTGCAGTTCTACGTCAACGGCGCCGAGAACGTCCCCGTGGACGGCGGAGCCCTGTTCGTGATCAACCACACCGGTTACTACGACTTCATCATCGCCGGTATCGGCCCGCACTTGCGCGGCAACCGTCTGGTGCGCTTCATGGCGAAGAAAGAGGTCTTCGACATGAAGGTCGTGGGCGCGCTCATGCGCGGCATGAAGCATGTCCCGGTGGACCGCGCAGCTGGCGCCGCCTCCATCGCTGAAGCGGTGAAGTGGCTGCGCAGCGGCGGATTCGTGGGTATCTTCCCGGAGTCCACGATCTCGCGTTCCTTCGAGCTGGCCGAGTTCAAGACCGGTGCGGCGCGTATCGCCGACGAAGCCGGAGTGCCCGTCATCCCGACAGTGATCTGGGGTTCCCAGCGCCTGTTGACCAAGGGGCTGAAGAAGAACCTCGGCAGGTCCCGAACCCCGATCATCATCTCCTACGGCGAACCGGTGAGGACCACCGGCGACCCGGAGCGCGACACCAAGCGCGTCAAGGCCGCCATGCAGGAGCTTCTCACCGCCAACCGTGAGGAATACGCCGAGCGTTTCGGCCCGTTCCCAGATGGCCTGGATTGGATGCCAGCATCCCTCGGTGGCGCCGCACCCACGCTCGACGAGGCCAACGAGATTCTCGCCCGCGAACGCGAGGAGAAGCGCAGGGCCCGGGAGGCAAAGAAAGCCAAGGACGGTTCCTGA
- a CDS encoding LCP family protein, whose protein sequence is MSHTPHSNDPRDNPGDFLVGKDGKPLIDRYGRPIRKRSANQPAPSPRRETERPVRESGRGPVREPVRETVRPRQQMPRETRYEAPRREAQRYEPRRTPLADRGNGVRREAPRRERWEPQLELSPERRVRPARRETPRRPRPRIPRPRAGCIPTLLSLLIVFVVVGTLFADARLTRVDAFPDNPIGNTSGTNWLIVGSDSREGLTEKDVERLGTGGDIGTGRTDTIMLMHIPNGRKATLLSIPRDSYVEIPGYGMDKINAAFAFGGPKLLAETVENATHLHIDHYAEVGMGGLAKITDAVGGVQLCPTEPIDDPLANLNIQAGCQKMDGPTALGYVRTRATAMGDLDRVQRQREFVGALMKKALSPSVLLNPFRLIPLVMRGSSMFIVGEGDHVWHLARMAFALRGGVNTETVPIGDFIDTEVGSVLVWDDAAAEQLFAGMR, encoded by the coding sequence ATGTCGCACACCCCGCACTCCAACGACCCCCGGGACAACCCCGGGGATTTCCTCGTAGGCAAGGACGGGAAACCCCTGATCGACAGGTACGGGCGCCCGATCCGGAAGCGCTCGGCAAACCAGCCAGCCCCGAGCCCCCGGCGAGAGACTGAGCGGCCCGTCAGGGAATCTGGGCGGGGGCCTGTTCGGGAACCCGTCAGGGAGACGGTACGCCCGCGCCAGCAGATGCCTCGGGAGACCAGGTACGAAGCGCCACGGCGTGAGGCTCAACGCTACGAGCCGCGCCGGACTCCGCTGGCTGACAGGGGAAACGGGGTGCGCCGTGAGGCGCCGCGGCGGGAACGCTGGGAACCGCAGCTGGAACTCTCGCCCGAGCGGCGCGTGCGCCCTGCACGCCGAGAAACTCCTCGGCGCCCCCGGCCGCGCATTCCGCGCCCCCGCGCCGGCTGCATCCCGACACTGCTGTCGCTGCTCATCGTCTTCGTGGTCGTCGGCACGCTCTTCGCCGATGCGCGTTTGACCCGGGTGGATGCGTTCCCGGACAACCCGATCGGGAACACCTCCGGCACGAACTGGCTGATCGTCGGCTCCGACTCGCGCGAGGGACTCACCGAGAAGGACGTCGAGCGCCTGGGCACCGGCGGCGACATAGGCACTGGCCGCACCGACACGATCATGCTCATGCACATTCCCAACGGCAGGAAGGCGACGCTGCTGTCCATCCCGCGCGACTCCTATGTGGAGATTCCCGGCTACGGCATGGACAAGATCAACGCCGCCTTCGCCTTCGGCGGACCCAAGCTGCTTGCGGAGACCGTGGAAAATGCCACGCACCTCCACATCGACCACTACGCCGAGGTGGGGATGGGCGGACTCGCCAAGATCACGGACGCGGTGGGCGGGGTGCAACTGTGCCCGACCGAGCCCATCGACGACCCGCTAGCCAACCTCAATATCCAGGCGGGCTGCCAGAAAATGGACGGTCCGACGGCGCTCGGCTACGTGCGCACCCGCGCCACCGCCATGGGCGACCTCGACCGTGTGCAGCGCCAGCGCGAATTCGTCGGCGCGCTGATGAAGAAAGCCCTGTCGCCGTCCGTGCTGCTCAATCCGTTCCGCCTCATTCCCCTGGTGATGCGCGGCAGCAGCATGTTCATCGTGGGTGAGGGTGACCACGTGTGGCACCTGGCACGCATGGCATTCGCGCTGCGCGGCGGGGTCAACACGGAAACGGTGCCCATCGGCGACTTCATCGACACAGAGGTCGGCAGTGTGCTCGTGTGGGATGATGCGGCCGCGGAGCAGCTCTTCGCGGGGATGCGCTAG
- a CDS encoding histidine phosphatase family protein, which produces MLILLRHGQTTSNVDHKLDTVLPGAELTELGREQAKSAGAEILDSYEVDRVISSRATRAKQTAQIGFGERFSDIPAVDGIHEVHAGRWEMHNSREAHEAYLGAFRGFYRRQLEALIDGGDTLDIFLSRYKGGLLPYAAQEGTTVAVSHGGAIRAFAANACEIDPDFAEASYLPNCQYVVVDPTAGPTGDPAADFGRWRVVRWAEYPLPGASG; this is translated from the coding sequence ATGCTGATCTTGCTGCGTCACGGCCAGACCACCTCGAACGTGGACCACAAGCTGGACACCGTCCTCCCCGGCGCCGAGCTCACAGAATTGGGGCGTGAGCAGGCGAAGAGCGCGGGCGCGGAGATCCTGGACAGCTACGAGGTCGACCGCGTGATCTCCTCGCGTGCAACGCGCGCGAAGCAGACGGCCCAGATCGGTTTCGGCGAGCGGTTCAGCGACATTCCCGCCGTGGATGGCATTCATGAAGTCCACGCTGGCCGTTGGGAGATGCACAATTCGCGCGAAGCGCACGAGGCGTACCTGGGAGCGTTCCGCGGTTTCTACCGCCGCCAGCTTGAGGCGCTTATCGACGGCGGCGACACCCTCGACATCTTCCTCTCCCGCTACAAGGGCGGACTCCTCCCGTACGCCGCGCAGGAGGGGACCACCGTTGCGGTGTCCCACGGCGGGGCGATCCGCGCGTTCGCCGCGAATGCCTGCGAGATCGACCCGGACTTCGCCGAGGCGAGCTACCTGCCCAACTGCCAGTACGTGGTGGTCGATCCCACCGCGGGCCCGACGGGCGACCCCGCCGCGGATTTCGGACGGTGGCGCGTGGTCCGCTGGGCGGAGTACCCGCTGCCGGGAGCGTCGGGCTAG
- a CDS encoding glycerophosphodiester phosphodiesterase family protein → MTIATSAQVSVPGTHPLIVAHRGASGLHPESTLRAFDEALKMDGVHGIECDVRLTRDGRLVVHHDALINRTSDGAGRIAKMDFADLRQFNYGTEDDPQQLLLLDELLDLMQDYPDKHIYIETKHPTRFGPEVDEQTVRTLWYRGMKEDPRVHLISFSHSAMRFFTHVVPELETFYLFRLREKKWNPTSTMFSRPYGVGPALVHLRGMPKLLGYRGLKTYTWTVNEPEHMRWCRDKGVDVFATDNPHLAVETFRTPGTVN, encoded by the coding sequence ATGACCATCGCCACCTCCGCCCAGGTTTCGGTACCCGGCACCCACCCGCTCATCGTCGCCCATCGTGGCGCGTCGGGGCTCCACCCGGAATCCACGCTCCGCGCATTCGACGAGGCGCTGAAGATGGACGGCGTGCACGGGATCGAGTGCGATGTGCGCCTCACCCGCGACGGCCGTCTCGTCGTCCACCACGACGCACTGATCAACCGCACTTCCGATGGCGCCGGCCGCATCGCCAAGATGGACTTCGCGGACCTGCGCCAATTCAATTACGGCACCGAGGACGACCCGCAGCAGCTCCTGCTTCTCGACGAACTTCTGGACCTCATGCAGGACTACCCCGACAAGCACATCTACATCGAAACGAAGCACCCCACCCGCTTCGGCCCCGAAGTGGACGAGCAGACAGTGCGCACCCTCTGGTACCGCGGGATGAAGGAGGATCCCCGCGTCCACCTCATCTCTTTCTCCCACTCCGCGATGCGCTTTTTCACCCACGTCGTCCCGGAACTGGAGACTTTCTACCTGTTTCGTTTGCGCGAGAAGAAATGGAACCCGACGAGCACGATGTTCTCCCGCCCATACGGTGTCGGCCCGGCTCTCGTGCACCTGCGCGGCATGCCGAAGCTGCTCGGCTACCGCGGGTTGAAGACGTACACGTGGACAGTCAACGAGCCCGAGCACATGCGCTGGTGCCGGGACAAGGGCGTGGATGTCTTCGCCACCGACAACCCGCACCTCGCGGTGGAGACATTCCGCACCCCAGGCACTGTGAACTGA
- a CDS encoding metallopeptidase family protein: MEPVSDEVFEGMINDALDDIPEDVARHMTNMVVLARPHNEDNPELLGLFEGVPLTEQHSNHTGFLPDAVFIYKDALENMCADVDELRHEVKVTVFHEVGHYFGLEEHELHHLGWG, from the coding sequence ATGGAGCCGGTCAGCGACGAGGTCTTCGAGGGAATGATCAACGACGCCCTCGACGACATCCCCGAGGATGTCGCCCGCCACATGACCAACATGGTCGTGCTTGCCCGCCCCCACAACGAGGACAACCCCGAACTCCTCGGCCTCTTCGAGGGTGTGCCGCTGACGGAACAGCACTCCAACCACACCGGGTTCCTGCCCGACGCGGTGTTCATCTACAAAGACGCCCTCGAGAACATGTGCGCCGACGTGGACGAACTACGCCACGAGGTGAAAGTGACCGTCTTCCACGAGGTCGGCCACTATTTCGGACTCGAGGAGCACGAGCTTCACCACCTGGGCTGGGGCTAG
- the pheA gene encoding prephenate dehydratase, which translates to MSTTSVAYLGPAGTFTEEALWLFRDHIPGEITPLPVESPSAALNAVRDGRAQFAVVAIENSVDGAVTSTSDAFVEGGGMMIYREVELPISFAIMTRPGFQLREATRFSTHPVAHRQVRQWLEDNLPGVPFAAASSNAAAAKAVADGEADVAAAPRRAADLFGLDVHAEGIADMSEARTRFVLAGRAGVPTQRTGNDRTSVVFQLPNEPGTLVGALQEFAYRGVDLTRIESRPTREKANTYNFYVDLVGHIDDVPVAEALRSLWLRTTTIAFLGSWPRFGGGGEEHMVDPDRIDQAEQWVRAAREGTSC; encoded by the coding sequence ATGAGCACGACGAGCGTTGCCTACCTGGGGCCTGCCGGGACTTTCACTGAGGAAGCCTTGTGGCTGTTCCGCGACCACATTCCGGGCGAGATCACGCCGTTGCCCGTTGAGTCGCCGTCCGCCGCGTTGAACGCGGTGCGTGACGGCCGTGCGCAGTTCGCCGTTGTGGCGATCGAGAATTCCGTGGACGGCGCGGTGACCAGCACGTCCGACGCGTTCGTTGAGGGCGGCGGGATGATGATCTACCGCGAGGTGGAGTTACCCATCAGCTTCGCCATCATGACCCGTCCTGGCTTCCAGCTGCGTGAAGCTACCCGCTTTTCGACGCATCCGGTCGCCCACCGCCAAGTCCGCCAGTGGCTGGAAGACAACTTGCCCGGAGTGCCGTTCGCGGCGGCCTCCTCGAATGCCGCCGCAGCGAAAGCTGTCGCCGACGGGGAGGCCGATGTCGCGGCCGCCCCGCGCCGGGCCGCGGACCTGTTCGGGCTCGACGTGCATGCGGAGGGGATCGCGGATATGAGTGAGGCGCGCACCCGGTTCGTGCTCGCCGGACGCGCCGGCGTGCCCACACAGCGCACCGGCAACGACCGCACCTCGGTGGTTTTCCAATTGCCCAACGAGCCTGGGACACTGGTGGGTGCGCTGCAGGAATTCGCTTACCGCGGAGTGGATCTCACCCGCATCGAGTCGCGCCCGACACGCGAGAAGGCGAACACGTACAACTTCTACGTGGATCTAGTCGGGCACATCGACGACGTGCCGGTCGCGGAGGCGCTGCGCTCCCTCTGGCTGCGCACCACCACCATCGCGTTCCTCGGTTCGTGGCCGCGGTTCGGCGGCGGGGGCGAGGAGCATATGGTCGATCCGGATCGTATCGACCAGGCTGAACAGTGGGTCCGCGCGGCCCGGGAAGGAACATCATGCTGA
- a CDS encoding septum formation family protein translates to MAAQKSSLSTSGLRSILVATLAGALSVGTYAASTGYAVDDQAGGTPANPTPQTGATASEEPNPSFTTADKGTCLTWDVSPDGSVTGFTETDCANEHRFEVTSREDLNTYPTAEFGPEAEAPNPTRQAQLREELCQTASIRYLNGRYDPAGRYSIAPILPPADAWADGDRTMLCGLQETDTDGTPILTTGHAAEQDQARVAKPGTCEATDEANNLREVDCAEPHHIEVTDVVDLAPVFADRTPSPEDQDKHLGAVCAKAAENYLGNEENLYQSTLQVYWGTISTQAWDGGSRSVNCGLVSPKDGKFASITGSAKNGREALKVDGQTPKAPPERRPLREDQKRQQEAQNAGGNPSPAAQP, encoded by the coding sequence ATGGCTGCACAGAAATCCTCTCTGAGCACATCCGGCCTGCGCTCCATCCTGGTGGCCACGCTGGCTGGAGCTCTTAGCGTGGGCACCTACGCCGCCTCGACCGGCTACGCCGTCGACGACCAGGCAGGCGGCACCCCGGCGAACCCCACCCCGCAGACCGGCGCGACCGCGTCGGAGGAGCCCAACCCCTCCTTCACCACCGCCGATAAAGGCACGTGCCTGACGTGGGATGTCTCCCCGGATGGCTCTGTCACGGGATTCACGGAGACGGACTGCGCCAACGAGCACCGCTTCGAGGTGACCTCCCGCGAGGACCTGAACACCTACCCCACCGCCGAGTTCGGCCCGGAGGCGGAGGCACCGAACCCGACCCGCCAGGCGCAGTTGCGCGAGGAGCTGTGCCAAACAGCCTCGATCCGCTACCTCAACGGGCGCTATGACCCGGCCGGGCGCTACTCCATCGCCCCGATCCTGCCCCCTGCGGACGCATGGGCGGACGGTGACCGCACAATGCTGTGCGGCCTGCAGGAGACCGACACCGACGGAACCCCCATCCTCACCACCGGCCACGCCGCCGAGCAGGACCAGGCCCGCGTCGCCAAGCCGGGCACCTGCGAGGCCACCGACGAAGCGAATAACTTGCGCGAAGTCGACTGCGCCGAGCCGCACCACATCGAGGTCACCGACGTCGTCGACCTGGCTCCAGTCTTCGCCGACCGGACCCCGTCGCCGGAAGACCAGGACAAGCACCTCGGCGCCGTGTGCGCCAAGGCCGCCGAGAATTACCTGGGCAACGAGGAGAACTTGTACCAGTCCACCCTGCAGGTCTACTGGGGCACGATCTCCACTCAGGCCTGGGACGGCGGCAGCCGTTCCGTCAACTGCGGCCTAGTTTCCCCGAAGGACGGCAAATTCGCCTCCATCACCGGGTCGGCCAAAAACGGCCGCGAAGCGCTCAAGGTCGACGGCCAGACCCCGAAGGCCCCGCCGGAGCGCCGCCCGCTGCGCGAGGACCAGAAGCGCCAGCAAGAAGCGCAGAACGCAGGCGGTAACCCCAGCCCGGCAGCCCAGCCATGA